One genomic region from Gadus morhua chromosome 9, gadMor3.0, whole genome shotgun sequence encodes:
- the LOC115550650 gene encoding unconventional myosin-Va isoform X3: MFCELMGVAYQDMAYWLCHRKLRTATETFVKTLSKVSAVNGRDALAKHIYAKLFGWIVDSINRTLKFAATRRCFIGILDIYGFETFDVNSFEQFCINYANEKLQQQFNLHVFKLEQEEYMKEEIPWSLIDFSDNEPCIRLIEARMGVLDLLDEECRMPKGSDDTWVQKLYTTLLKQNVHFDKPRLSNTAFIIHHFADKVEYQCDGFLEKNKDTVNEEHINVLKMSKFDLLVMLLEEQETDTNSTSSTSKRCRQGPASKVHKKTVGLQFRQSLTLLMDMLNATTPHYVRCIKPNDQKAPFTLEPMRTVQQLRSCGVLETIRISAAGYPSRWTYQEFFKRYGVLVRQKDVQTNFNQTCKTALEKLIEDRDKYQFGRTKIFFRAGQVAYLEDLRSEKLRLACVSIQKTLRCWLARKKYLRMRRSAVVLQKHVRAQQACRFVRLLRWTNAAVVIQKNVRMWAGRRAYQRERSAAVTIQGCFRSYKARQSYYKLLYEQKTVVIQSWVRGWLARKRHQRYLAAVVLLQSCVRRLGARRELKRLRAEARSVEHFKKLNVGMENKIMQLQRRIDQQQKEHREASVRQSALEKTQAAEQKRLRGAELDALTKAHRIPSLLEQLASLHRELDAVGREKEEQARAHQEHTLKMESDLIEKMNMWNKEREELNRLIQDQARQTSESQAALETNRQLEKELLEERAHYQSLLSEHLQLEERHGDLQDKMNRSSADAASSHRRSDSLQSSSSSEGTQGSGYTEGRDSPAHREDVTRAAVDMPVLLKLQRKVKELEEEKRSLFGQLNRREEAEQEKSKEMEDQKTVNRAELDTEALKRQELESENKRLKQDLGSLRKSLTDDSGPLAPPKPGSMPYNVLLEQLDCSNEELEMRKEEVLLLRSHMVRQTAFKHKDSLTDGQSLKQSLNQISLLQGSDGSAKLHTLNEDGELWLAYEGLKETNRVLEGLLQDQGRAHQQEVQEVRRELLGVKEESGRQQQLLAQSLLLPKEAQVEACLQHEITRLANENLDLMERQEGQDKTVRVLKQQLKSYAERLEEFEACARRQSTVSQIGIPVNITRKEKVFQGMLEYKEGDESMLLKNLVVDLTPRSVAVSSLPWLPAYIIFMCIRYADHINDEERVSTLLNSTIISIKGVIKRRGKDFETVSFWLANAGRFLHCLRQYSGDEDFTKHNTPRQNEHCLTNFELSGYQQVFGDLVIQIYQQLIKCTQDQLLPLIVAGMLEHETAQGVLGSMPASQRKRGASVAEEADAVTVETILQQLSLFHGAMRQHDMDQELVRQAVRQLFHFICAVTLNHLLLRKDMCSWGKGLQIRYKAWQLEEWLMEKELSDCGAKEALEPLVQAAQLLQINKKTPADAQAICAMCSALTAPQIVKVLNLYTPVIEFEERVSPTFIATIQDLLRDRSEPTTLMMDVKSVFPISIPFVPSLVVMDAIQIPASLHLGFLTRV, translated from the exons ATGTTCTGTGAGCTGATGGGGGTGGCCTACCAGGACATGGCCTACTGGTTATGCCACAGGAAGCTCAGGACGGCCACAGAAACCTTTGTCAAGACTCTCTCCAAGGTGTCCGCGGTCAACGGGCGAGATGCCCTAGCCAAGCACATCTACGCCAAGCTGTTTGGCTGGATCGTAGACAGCATCAACCGGACCTTGAAGTTTGCCGCCACCCGTCGCTGCTTCATTGGCATTCTGGACATCTACGG ATTTGAAACATTTGATGTCAACAGTTTTGAACAGTTTTGCATCAATTATGCCAATGAGAAACTCCAGCAGCAGTTCAACCTG CACGTCTTCaagctggagcaggaggagtacaTGAAGGAGGAGATCCCCTGGTCCCTCATCGACTTCTCAGACAACGAGCCCTGCATCCGCCTGATCGAGGCCAGGATGGGCGTCCTGGACCTACTGGACGAGGAGTGCAGG ATGCCCAAAGGCTCTGATGACACGTGGGTCCAGAAACTGTATACCACCCTCCTGAAACAGAACGTTCATTTTGACAAGCCCAGACTGTCCAACACGGCTTTTATCATCCACCACTTTGCAGACAAG GTGGAGTACCAGTGTGATGGCTTCCTGGAGAAGAACAAGGACACTGTCAATGAGGAGCATATAAATGTTCTGAAAATGAGCAAG TTTGATTTGCTAGTGATGCTTTTggaagagcaagagacagacacaaacagcacCAGTTCCACATCGAAGAGGTGCCGTCAAGGTCCGGCTAGTAAAGTTCACAAGAAGACTGTTGGACTGCAG TTTCGTCAGTCACTCACCCTGCTGATGGACATGCTGAACGCTACAACTCCTCACTATGTGCGCTGCATCAAACCCAACGACCAAAAAGCCCCGTTCAC ACTGGAGCCCATGAGGACAGTGCAGCAGCTCAGGTCCTGTGGAGTTCTGGAGACCATCCGGATCTCCGCTGCAGGCTACCCCTCCAG ATGGACCTACCAGGAGTTCTTCAAGCGGTACGGGGTCCTGGTGAGGCAGAAGGACGTGCAGACCAACTTCAATCAGACCTGTAAGACGGCCCTTGAGAAACTGATTGAG GATAGAGACAAGTATCAATTCGGCAGAACCAAGATCTTCTTCCGTGCGGGCCAGGTGGCCTACCTGGAGGACCTGCGGTCGGAGAAGCTGCGCCTGGCGTGCGTCAGCATCCAGAAGACCCTGCGCTGCTGGCTGGCCCGCAAGAAGTACCTGAGGATGAGGAGATCTGCTGTGGTGCTCCAGAAACACGTCCGTGCCCAACAGGCATGCCG TTTTGTCCGGTTGTTGCGCTGGACGAATGCAGCCGTGGTGATCCAGAAGAACGTCAGGATGTGGGCGGGCAGGAGAGCCTATCAGAGGGAGCGGTCTGCTGCTGTCACCATCCAGGGCTGCTTCAGGTCCTACAAGGCCCGACAGAGCTACTATAAG CTGCTTTACGAGCAGAAGACGGTGGTGATCCAGAGCTGGGTGCGGGGCTGGCTGGCCCGGAAACGCCACCAGCGTTACCTGGCGGCCGTGGTCCTTCTGCAGAGCTGCGTGCGGCGCCTGGGGGCCCGGCGGGAGCTGAAGAGGCTGAGGGCCGAGGCCCGCTCGGTGGAGCACTTCAAGAAGCTCAACGTGGGCATGGAGAACAAGATCATGCAGCTGCAGCGCAGGATCGACCAGCAG CAAAAGGAACACAGAGAAGCTAGTGTGAGGCAGAGCGCCCTGGAGAAGACCCAGGCAGCGGAGCAGAAGAGGCTGAGGGGAGCAGAGCTGGACGCCCTGACCAAGGCACACAGGATCCCCTCGctgctggagcagctggccTCCCTCCACCGGGAGCTGGACGCTGTgggcagggagaaggaggagcaggccagGGCCCACCAGGAGCACACACtcaag ATGGAGTCTGATCTAATCGAAAAGATGAACATGTGGAACAAGGAGAGGGAAGAGCTGAACAGGTTAATTCAAGACCAGGCGAGGCAGACATCAG AGAGCCAAGCGGCTCTAGAGACCAACAggcagctggagaaggagctgtTGGAGGAGCGCGCCCACTACCAGAGCCTGCTGAGTGAACACCTGCAGCTGGAGGAACGCCATGGAGACCTCCAGGACAAGATGAACCGCAGCAGCGCG GACGCCGCGTCGAGCCACAGGAGGAGCGACTCCCTCCAGAGCAGCAGCTCCTCTGAGGGAACACAGGGCTCGGGCTACACGGAAGGGCGGGACAGCCCCGCACACAGAGAG GATGTGACCCGGGCCGCGGTGGACATGCCGGTGCTGCTGAAGCTCCAGAGGAAggtgaaggagctggaggaggagaagcgctCTCTGTTTGGTCAGCTCAACAgaagggaggaggcggagcaggaGAAGTCCAAG gagatggaggaTCAGAAGACGGTCAACAGAGCTGAACTGGACACAGAGGCTCTCAAG CGCCAGGAGCTCGAGTCGGAGAACAAGCGTCTGAAGCAGGACCTGGGCTCGCTGCGGAAGTCCCTGACGGACGACAGCGGCCCGCTGGCGCCGCCCAAGCCGGGCTCCATGCCCTACAACGTCCTCCTGGAGCAGCTGGACTGCAGCAATGAGGAGCTGGagatgaggaaggaggaggtgctgctCCTCAGGTCCCACATGGTCCGGCAGACCGCCTTCAAACACAAG GACTCCCTGACTGATGGTCAGTCTCTGAAGCAGAGTCTAAACCAGATCTCCTTGCTGCAGGGCAGTGACGG atcGGCCAAGCTGCACACGCTGAACGAGGATGGGGAGCTGTGGTTGGCCTACGAGGGCCTGAAAGAGACCAACAG ggtcctAGAGGGGCTGCTCCAGGACCAGGGCCGCGCCCACCAGCAGGAGGTCCAGGAGGTACGCCGGGAGCTCCTCGGGGTGAAGGAAGAGAgcgggcggcagcagcagctcctggcCCAGAGTCTCCTGCTGCCCAAGGAGGCGCAGGTGGAGGCCTGCCTCCAGCACGAGATCACGCGGCTGGCTAACGAGAACCTG GATCTCATGGAACGTCAAGAAGGCCAAGATAAAACCGTGCGCGTCCTGAAACAGCAGCTTAAGAGCTACGCTGAACGGCTCGAAGAGTTTGAAG CCTGCGCCCGGAGACAGAGCACCGTGTCACAGATCGGCATTCCGGTCAACATCACACGCAAGGAGAAGGTATTCCAGGGAATGCTGGAGTATAAGGAAGGAGACGAGAGCATGCTGCTGAAGAATCTGGTCGTTG ATCTGACACCCCGCAGTGTGGCAGTCAGTTCCCTGCCCTGGTTGCCAGCGTACATCATCTTCATGTGCATACGCTATGCGGACCACATCAACGACGAGGAACGAGTCAGCACCCTGCTCAACTCCaccatcatcagcatcaaagGGGTCATTAAG AGAAGAGGGAAGGACTTTGAAACAGTGTCTTTCTGGCTGGCCAACGCCGGTCGCTTCCTGCACTGTCTGAGGCAGTACAGTGGAGACGAG GACTTCACCAAGCACAACACGCCCAGGCAGAACGAGCACTGCCTGACCAACTTTGAGCTGTCGGGCTACCAGCAGGTGTTCGGGGACCTGGTGATTCAGATCTACCAGCAGCTGATTAAGTGCACACAGGACCAGCTGCTGCCCCTCATCG TGGCTGGCATGCTGGAGCACGAGACGGCCCAGGGGGTCCTGGGCTCCATGCCCGCCAGCCAGAGGAAGAGGGGTGCCAGCGTGGCTGAGGAGGCTGACGCCGTCACCGTGGAGACCATCCTGCAGCAGCTCAGCCTGTTCCACGGTGCCATGCGGCAGCACGACATGGACCAGGAGCTGGTCAGGCAGGCGGTCAGGCAGCTCTTCCACTTCATCTGCGCCGTGACCCTCAACCACCTGCTGCTGCGGAAGGACATGTGCTCCTGGGGGAAGGGCCTGCAGATAAG GTACAAGGCGTGGCAACTGGAGGAGTGGCTGATGGAGAAGGAGCTGTCCGACTGCGGGGCAAAGGAGGCCCTGGAGCCGCTGGTCCAGGCCGCGCAGCTCCTGCAGATCAACAAGAAGACGCCCGCTGACGCCCAGGCCATCTGCGCCATGTGCAGCGCTCTCACAGCTCCCcag ATCGTTAAAGTGCTCAATCTGTACACGCCAGTGATTGAGTTCGAGGAGAGGGTGTCCCCGACCTTCATCGCCACCATTCAG GACCTTCTGAGGGACCGCAGCGAGCCCACCACGCTGATGATGGACGTGAAGAGCGTCTTCCCCATCAGCATCCCCTTCGTCCCCTCACTGGTCGTCATGGACGCCATCCAGATCCCCGCTAGCCTCCACCTAGGCTTCCTCACCCgggtctaa